tttatttaataaatttaattattcagtaaattataaatatttaatgttcatatattattaaaaaatatatatattaaagttaatgaattttgtaatatttgtttccattataataataaaatataataaataaataaatatattttgattttaaagtttattttggatgaaaacacttaacaactttttgttgtttttgagtttttttatatataaattttaaatctattttaaaaaataacaaagagaacgcattttcatttaaaaaattaaaaataacttaaaattagtaaaaaaaagcggcctaattttttttaacaatatgGCAAGTCTCTATAATTATTGAAAGTAGATGGGTGATTAGTGAAGCTTAAGCAAACATTTCTATCCAAAGCTATATATGTGTTTGTTGTGTGAGACTTTACCACATTGATTGCAAGCTTCACATACACACGTACAATAACGACAAAAATATCTTCATATGGTTGCTGTTCATTGTCTTTCTTGTCATCGTCTCGTCTCGCATTGATCGTGCTCTATATCTTTTTTGTTTGCGACAGAGAGAGAAGATATAACGATGGTCAACACAAGACTAAGCAACACGAGAAAATGTGACCACGAGGAAGACAGTCAGGGGTGGATGCATGCATAAGCAGCCTTGGGCTTCAGTgctcacaattaaaataattttttaatattaaaattattttttaatattaaaataatattttttaatacaaaaattaattttttaatgtcaaaaataataaattttactttaaaaaattacagcACACctcaaaatttatgatgtgtaattttatatctcaaaaaaaaaatgtagccGCTTCCTCCATAAATTTCTAAATCCACCCCGGAAGACTCTGAGCGACGGCAACGAGAAGGGGGAGAAGAGAGGCATAGAGAAGATGACCAAAGATTTTCTCCTCGTCATATGAATTTATCGGGACCAATATTCCAGGAATGTATGCTGGAGTCGGTGACATAGTGGGCGCGAAGAAGGTGTTTGATGAAATGACGATTAGAGACTTAGTTACCTGCAATGCACGATTTCTTATTGTTCAAAGCTCGGGATTAGTAACGCGAGCGTCGCGTTGTTTCAGGAGATGCGCATTGAAGGAGTTCGGGCCGATGAGTATACTCATGCTGCGATTATGAATGAATTTGCTTCCCGCTCGCAAGTATTTAAAGCAATGCAAGTGCACTCATTGATATACGAGGTGGGATTTGTTGGGAGCGCTATATAGTGAACTGTTTGTTGAACTTGTATTTGAAGTGCGGTTTGGTTGGCTCGGCTTTGCTACTGTTGGAAGAGATGCATGACCCAGATATTGTTTCTTGGACGACAGTTATTTCTGGATTCTCAAATAATTGGTGTGTGAAGGAAGCCTTTTGGTCATTTAAAAAAATGCAGTTAGCCAATATCAAGCCAAATTCGTTCACTTTAGAGGTTGTGATCAGTGCTTGTGCCGATTCTAGTGCATTTCAAAAGGGTAAacaatttcatggccatgtTATTGTGGGAAGTGCCATTGTACATATGTATTCAAAGTGTGGTGAGATGGAGGATGCACTCAGGGTATTTGAGAACATGCCTGAGAGAGACATTGCTTCTTGGAATGGAATTATATGTGGATTTGCCCAAAATGGTGAAGCCACGAAGGCACTCAAGCTGTATGATGAGTTGTTGCTATCTGAACCGTCTGTCATTGCCCCAAATGATGTCACGTTTATTGGCGTGCTTAACACATATAGTCACGGTGGATTGGTAAGAGAGGATATAATTACTTCACTGACACGATTAA
This genomic stretch from Diospyros lotus cultivar Yz01 chromosome 1, ASM1463336v1, whole genome shotgun sequence harbors:
- the LOC127810567 gene encoding pentatricopeptide repeat-containing protein At4g37170-like, translating into MRIEGVRADEYTHAAIMNEFASRSQCGLVGSALLLLEEMHDPDIVSWTTVISGFSNNWCVKEAFWSFKKMQLANIKPNSFTLEVVISACADSSAFQKGKQFHGHVIVGSAIVHMYSKCGEMEDALRVFENMPERDIASWNGIICGFAQNGEATKALKLYDELLLSEPSVIAPNDVTFIGVLNTYSHGGLVREDIITSLTRLIDT